One segment of Actinomyces sp. 432 DNA contains the following:
- a CDS encoding metal ABC transporter ATP-binding protein, with protein sequence MTLKSLSTSTSSGTAPIEVAEASVVLGSSPILDGVDLTVGAGQSLALLGANGSGKSTLVKAILGLVPTCSGSVRLFGHDVRERRAVPWQRVGYVPQRVGASSGVPATALEVVRSGLLSPGRPFADRGRAARRRALDALDAVGLADRAQDHVQVFSGGQSQRVLIARALVRSPELLLLDEPLAGIDRASRAALAVTLDDLRAQGLTLLTVLHEMGELADVVERAVVLSEGRVVFDGPREALAHDHARHDELGHDRLDNCEHEHEHGATEPTAHHAPVLTTSVRQAGGLQ encoded by the coding sequence ATGACACTCAAGTCGCTTTCCACCTCCACGAGCTCGGGCACCGCGCCCATTGAAGTGGCTGAAGCCAGCGTGGTACTGGGATCCAGCCCCATTCTGGACGGGGTCGACCTGACGGTAGGCGCAGGTCAGTCGCTCGCGCTACTGGGCGCGAATGGCTCGGGCAAGTCGACCCTGGTAAAGGCGATCCTCGGCCTGGTGCCGACCTGCTCCGGATCGGTGCGCCTGTTCGGCCACGACGTTCGCGAGCGCCGCGCGGTGCCGTGGCAGCGAGTCGGTTATGTGCCACAGCGGGTGGGGGCCTCCTCCGGCGTGCCGGCGACGGCGCTGGAGGTGGTCCGCTCGGGCCTGCTGTCTCCCGGGCGCCCCTTCGCCGACCGCGGCCGTGCGGCCCGTCGGCGCGCCCTCGATGCTCTGGACGCCGTAGGCCTGGCCGACCGCGCGCAGGACCACGTGCAGGTGTTCTCCGGCGGACAGTCCCAGCGCGTGCTGATCGCCCGCGCCCTGGTGCGCTCTCCCGAGCTGCTGCTACTGGACGAGCCCCTAGCCGGGATTGACCGCGCCTCGCGTGCGGCGCTGGCGGTCACCCTGGACGACTTGCGCGCGCAGGGACTGACGCTGCTGACCGTCCTGCACGAGATGGGCGAGCTGGCGGATGTTGTTGAACGGGCGGTGGTGCTGTCAGAGGGGCGGGTGGTATTCGACGGGCCGCGGGAGGCGCTGGCCCACGATCACGCCCGCCATGACGAGCTCGGCCACGACCGCCTGGACAACTGCGAGCACGAGCATGAACACGGCGCCACCGAGCCAACGGCCCACCACGCCCCGGTACTGACCACCTCCGTGCGGCAGGCAGGAGGCCTCCAGTGA
- a CDS encoding Fur family transcriptional regulator — MSVNATRGNGNPPHHRATWQRAAVADILSRTNEFRSAQQIHAALQAEGTKVGLATVYRNLTALAEAGQVDQIRGTDGEALYRECERPGHHHHIVCRSCGRTVEVAGDELEEWIRRVSAEQGFTDMQHTVEFFGLCPACSRDRHQ, encoded by the coding sequence ATGAGTGTCAACGCCACCAGGGGTAATGGAAATCCACCGCATCACCGCGCTACCTGGCAGCGGGCTGCAGTGGCCGACATCCTGTCCCGCACCAACGAGTTCCGCTCCGCCCAGCAGATTCACGCCGCCCTGCAGGCGGAGGGCACCAAGGTGGGGCTGGCGACCGTCTACCGCAACCTGACGGCCCTGGCGGAGGCAGGCCAGGTGGACCAGATCCGCGGCACCGACGGTGAGGCGCTGTACCGGGAGTGCGAGCGCCCCGGGCACCACCACCACATCGTGTGCCGCTCCTGCGGTCGCACGGTGGAGGTCGCCGGGGACGAGCTGGAGGAGTGGATCCGCCGAGTCTCCGCCGAGCAGGGCTTCACGGACATGCAGCACACAGTGGAGTTCTTCGGCCTGTGCCCCGCCTGCTCCCGAGACCGGCACCAGTAA
- a CDS encoding helix-turn-helix transcriptional regulator, whose amino-acid sequence MSGDVVHNRIAVLRADRRVSRRQLAEALGVHYQTVGYLERGEYAPSLYLALRIARYFDVPVESVFSLEEFPPLA is encoded by the coding sequence ATGTCCGGAGATGTCGTTCACAACCGCATCGCCGTGCTGCGCGCGGACCGCAGGGTCAGCCGCCGGCAGCTGGCGGAGGCGCTCGGCGTGCACTACCAGACGGTCGGCTATCTGGAGCGCGGCGAGTACGCCCCGTCGCTTTACCTGGCGCTGCGCATCGCCCGCTACTTCGATGTGCCCGTGGAATCGGTGTTCTCCCTGGAGGAGTTCCCGCCCCTGGCCTGA
- a CDS encoding glycine--tRNA ligase has protein sequence MAATPSTLDRVINLAKRRGFVFPCGEIYGGTRSAWDYGPLGVELKENIKRQWWQYMVRSRDDVVGLDSSVILPRETWVASGHVAAFTDPLIECTSCHKRLREDELQEAYAAKHGIDNPDTVTLDQLVCPNCGTRGAFTEPKAFSGLLKTFLGPVDDEAGLHYLRPETAQGIFINFTNVMSAARKKPPFGIGQVGKSFRNEITPGNFIFRTREFEQMELEFFVEPGTDEEWHQYWIDYRKAWYTDLGISEDNLRLYEHPKEKLSHYSKRTVDLEYRFGFAGGEWGELEGIANRTDFDLSTHAEHSGKDLSYFDQGKNERWTPYVIEPSAGLTRSLMAFLVEAYTEDEAPNTKGGVDKRVLLRLDPRLAPVKAAVLPLSRKEELTGPARELAARLRRTWNVEYDDAGAVGRRYRRQDEVGTPFCITYDFESPQDGAVTVRERDTMAQERIPLEGVERYLAERLIGC, from the coding sequence GTGGCAGCAACTCCCTCAACGCTCGACCGTGTCATCAACCTTGCCAAGCGGCGCGGATTCGTCTTCCCCTGCGGCGAGATCTACGGCGGCACCCGCTCGGCCTGGGACTACGGACCGCTCGGCGTGGAGCTGAAGGAGAACATCAAGCGCCAGTGGTGGCAGTACATGGTCCGCTCGCGCGACGACGTCGTCGGCCTGGACTCCTCGGTGATCCTGCCGCGCGAGACCTGGGTGGCTTCCGGCCACGTGGCGGCCTTCACCGACCCGCTGATCGAGTGCACCTCCTGCCACAAGCGGTTGCGCGAGGACGAGTTGCAGGAGGCCTACGCCGCCAAGCACGGCATCGACAACCCCGACACCGTCACCCTGGACCAGCTCGTGTGCCCCAACTGCGGTACTCGTGGCGCCTTCACCGAGCCCAAGGCCTTCTCCGGCCTGCTTAAGACCTTCCTCGGGCCGGTTGACGACGAGGCCGGCCTGCACTACCTGCGCCCCGAGACCGCCCAGGGGATCTTCATCAATTTCACCAACGTGATGAGCGCCGCGCGCAAGAAGCCGCCCTTCGGCATCGGCCAGGTAGGCAAGTCCTTCCGCAACGAGATTACCCCCGGCAACTTCATCTTCCGCACCCGCGAGTTCGAGCAGATGGAGCTGGAGTTCTTCGTGGAGCCCGGCACCGATGAGGAGTGGCACCAGTACTGGATCGACTACCGCAAGGCCTGGTACACCGACCTGGGCATCAGCGAGGACAACCTGCGGCTGTACGAGCACCCCAAGGAGAAGCTGTCCCACTACTCCAAGCGCACCGTTGACCTGGAGTACCGCTTCGGCTTCGCCGGCGGGGAGTGGGGCGAGCTGGAGGGTATTGCCAACCGCACGGACTTCGACCTGTCTACCCACGCCGAGCACTCCGGCAAGGACCTGTCCTACTTCGACCAGGGCAAGAACGAGCGCTGGACCCCCTACGTGATCGAGCCCTCGGCCGGACTGACGCGATCCCTGATGGCCTTCCTGGTGGAGGCCTACACGGAGGATGAGGCTCCCAACACCAAGGGCGGCGTCGACAAGCGTGTGCTGCTGCGGCTGGACCCGCGCCTGGCTCCGGTCAAGGCGGCGGTGCTGCCGCTGAGCCGCAAGGAGGAGCTGACCGGCCCTGCCCGCGAGCTTGCCGCCCGGCTGCGCCGCACCTGGAACGTCGAGTATGACGACGCCGGCGCGGTGGGCCGCCGCTACCGCCGCCAGGACGAGGTCGGCACCCCCTTCTGCATCACCTACGACTTCGAGTCGCCGCAGGACGGCGCGGTCACCGTGCGTGAGCGCGACACCATGGCCCAGGAGCGCATCCCGCTTGAGGGCGTGGAGCGCTACCTGGCCGAGCGCCTGATCGGCTGCTGA
- the leuA gene encoding 2-isopropylmalate synthase: protein MRTARPAPQQPSGMPFTKYRPFLDTVDVSLPDRTWPNNRITHAPRWLSTDLRDGNQSLIEPMGPAAKRAIFDLLVRMGFKEIEVGFPAASQTDYDFVRSLVEDDAIPEDVTISVLTQSREDLIDRTLDACVGAPRATVHLYNALSPLFREVVFRMGKDDIRELAVEGTRQVMARAEKVLTDDTIFGYEYSPEIFVDTEREYSLEVCEAVMGVWQPEGDREIILNLPATVERATPNVYADQIEWMSRNLSHRDAVCLSIHNHNDRGSGIAAAELGVLAGADRVEGCLFGHGERTGNVDLVTLALNLFSQGIDPMLDLSDIDEVRRVVEHSTQMDVPPRTPYAGELVYTSFSGSHQDAIKKGFAARAEKVAAKTAEGLTEAEADVAVPWSMPYLPIDPHDVGRSYEAVVRVNSQSGKGGVSYLLRTTHNLDLPRRLQIEFSNIVQRHTDTFGGEVDANELWSIFADEYLPASAAPGADLPTWGRYSLKGATLTAVGDDESILTVTISDGDERKLLTASGSGPLDAFVTALEQTGVQVRILDYAEHALSEGRDARAACYVECEVGGQVLWGVGIDPSITTASFKAVISAVNRAMR from the coding sequence ATGCGTACCGCCCGCCCCGCACCACAGCAGCCCTCCGGCATGCCCTTCACCAAGTACCGGCCCTTCCTCGACACGGTTGACGTCTCCCTGCCGGACCGCACCTGGCCGAACAACCGCATCACCCACGCCCCCCGCTGGCTGAGCACCGATCTGCGCGACGGCAACCAGTCCCTCATCGAGCCCATGGGGCCCGCCGCCAAGCGCGCCATCTTCGACCTGCTGGTGCGCATGGGCTTCAAGGAGATCGAGGTCGGCTTCCCCGCCGCCTCCCAGACCGACTACGACTTCGTGCGCTCCCTGGTGGAGGACGACGCCATCCCCGAGGACGTGACCATCTCGGTGCTGACCCAGTCCCGCGAGGACCTGATTGACCGCACCCTGGACGCCTGCGTCGGCGCGCCGCGCGCCACCGTCCACCTGTACAACGCCCTGTCCCCGCTGTTCCGCGAGGTCGTCTTCCGCATGGGCAAGGACGACATCCGCGAACTCGCCGTCGAAGGCACCCGCCAGGTAATGGCACGTGCCGAGAAGGTGCTCACCGATGACACCATCTTCGGCTACGAGTACTCCCCGGAGATCTTCGTGGACACCGAGCGCGAGTACTCCCTGGAGGTGTGCGAGGCCGTCATGGGCGTGTGGCAGCCCGAGGGCGACCGCGAGATCATCCTCAACCTGCCCGCCACCGTCGAGCGCGCCACCCCCAATGTCTACGCCGACCAGATCGAGTGGATGAGCCGCAACCTCTCCCACCGCGACGCCGTGTGCCTGTCCATCCACAACCACAACGACCGCGGTTCCGGCATCGCCGCCGCCGAACTCGGCGTGCTCGCCGGGGCCGACCGCGTGGAGGGCTGCCTGTTCGGCCACGGCGAGCGCACCGGCAACGTCGACCTGGTCACCCTCGCCCTGAACCTGTTCAGCCAGGGCATCGACCCCATGCTCGACCTATCCGACATCGACGAGGTGCGCCGCGTCGTCGAGCACTCCACCCAGATGGACGTGCCCCCGCGCACCCCCTACGCCGGCGAGCTCGTCTACACCTCCTTCTCCGGCTCTCACCAGGACGCCATCAAGAAGGGCTTCGCCGCACGCGCCGAGAAGGTCGCCGCCAAGACCGCCGAGGGACTGACCGAGGCCGAGGCGGACGTGGCCGTGCCCTGGTCCATGCCCTACCTGCCCATCGACCCGCACGATGTGGGCCGCTCCTACGAGGCCGTGGTGCGGGTGAACTCCCAGTCCGGCAAGGGCGGGGTGTCCTACCTGCTGCGCACCACCCACAACCTGGATCTGCCGCGCCGCCTGCAGATCGAGTTCTCCAACATCGTCCAGCGCCACACCGACACCTTCGGCGGCGAGGTCGACGCCAACGAGCTGTGGTCGATCTTCGCCGACGAGTACCTGCCGGCCTCGGCGGCACCCGGCGCCGACCTGCCCACCTGGGGCCGCTACAGCCTCAAGGGCGCCACACTCACCGCGGTCGGCGACGACGAGTCCATCCTTACCGTCACCATCTCCGACGGCGACGAGCGCAAGCTGCTGACCGCATCCGGCTCCGGCCCGCTGGATGCCTTCGTCACCGCCCTGGAGCAGACCGGTGTACAGGTGCGCATCCTCGACTACGCCGAGCACGCCCTAAGCGAGGGCCGCGACGCCCGCGCCGCCTGCTACGTCGAGTGCGAGGTCGGTGGTCAGGTCCTGTGGGGCGTGGGCATCGACCCCTCCATCACCACTGCCTCCTTCAAGGCCGTGATATCCGCCGTCAACCGCGCTATGCGCTGA
- a CDS encoding ABC transporter ATP-binding protein encodes MSPAPPVISAQGVGFAYGKHPVLHDVSLTVQPGEVVCLLGPNGVGKTTLVENLLGSLRPHAGSVRVFGTDPRRTDAAFWARIGLVQQNWTDHAKWRVKDQLEWIRSMLLTATTRVATAAEVLDAVGLADKADSRLSRLSGGQRRTLDFAAALLGHPELLILDEPTTGLDPVSKTRLHDLIMERVDDAATVLMTTHDLSEAERLASRVVIMAAGRIIAEGTVTELRERIGREAEVTWMQDGERHVHATAAPERFLQQLDLDAISELTVTRPTLEEAYLALVSQPADAGQSSTDHLAIRSDSATTPSAKEPRP; translated from the coding sequence ATGTCCCCTGCCCCACCCGTGATTAGCGCCCAGGGTGTCGGATTCGCCTATGGCAAGCACCCCGTATTGCACGACGTCAGCCTCACGGTCCAGCCCGGCGAGGTGGTCTGCCTGCTCGGCCCCAACGGCGTCGGCAAGACCACGCTCGTGGAGAACCTGCTCGGCTCACTGCGCCCGCACGCGGGCAGCGTCCGCGTCTTCGGTACGGATCCGCGCCGCACGGATGCAGCCTTCTGGGCGCGGATCGGGCTGGTGCAGCAGAACTGGACCGATCACGCCAAGTGGCGGGTGAAGGACCAGCTGGAATGGATTCGCTCCATGCTGCTGACCGCGACGACGCGGGTGGCCACGGCGGCTGAGGTGCTCGACGCCGTGGGGCTGGCGGACAAGGCCGATTCCCGCCTCTCCCGGCTTTCGGGAGGGCAACGCCGCACGCTTGACTTCGCGGCGGCGCTGTTGGGTCACCCCGAGCTGCTAATTCTCGACGAGCCGACGACGGGGCTTGACCCCGTCTCCAAGACGCGTCTGCACGACCTGATCATGGAGCGGGTGGACGACGCGGCCACCGTACTGATGACCACACATGACCTCTCCGAGGCGGAGCGCCTGGCCTCGCGGGTCGTCATCATGGCGGCGGGCCGGATCATCGCCGAAGGCACCGTCACCGAGTTGCGTGAGCGCATCGGCCGGGAGGCCGAGGTGACCTGGATGCAGGATGGCGAGCGCCATGTGCATGCCACCGCAGCTCCGGAGCGCTTCCTGCAACAGCTGGACCTGGACGCGATCAGCGAGTTGACGGTCACTCGCCCCACTCTGGAAGAGGCCTACCTCGCCCTGGTCTCCCAGCCCGCGGACGCCGGACAAAGCAGCACGGATCACTTGGCCATCCGGAGTGATTCGGCAACCACCCCTAGCGCCAAGGAGCCCAGGCCATGA
- a CDS encoding ABC transporter permease, whose protein sequence is MTSTRSLPLSVLRAAARQAYGDLRPSIVGAGATSILFTVAAILVVSRISDGPLSGLDSTSAFGTMFAAGAVGGFASLVMMQIGAETYTDRIGGALLRVRILPHGPLTWAIGKTLSTVVLVFLMQAMILVGTVLFIAVTMPSTGTTLLCLLIAALASLACAPLGFFLSVFIRGVYSYMVNMVICLVLFVAGCCYPTSALPGWVQGIQMVLPTYWSGHLTRWALVGDPSWEIGGSFHPALAVAVLLAWIVVGFGLVPPVIRRSFRKETIGGLNRTQSTIRSQTGL, encoded by the coding sequence ATGACCTCCACTCGATCTTTGCCCCTGTCCGTACTACGCGCAGCGGCGCGTCAGGCCTACGGCGACCTGCGCCCGAGCATCGTGGGAGCCGGAGCGACGTCCATCCTGTTTACGGTGGCCGCCATATTGGTCGTCTCCCGGATAAGCGACGGCCCACTCAGCGGACTCGACTCAACCAGTGCCTTCGGCACCATGTTCGCGGCCGGCGCCGTCGGCGGCTTCGCCAGTCTCGTCATGATGCAGATTGGAGCGGAGACCTATACCGATCGCATCGGGGGCGCACTGCTGCGGGTGCGCATCCTCCCGCACGGACCGCTCACCTGGGCGATCGGCAAGACGCTGTCCACCGTGGTGCTGGTGTTCCTCATGCAGGCGATGATCCTTGTAGGGACTGTCCTGTTCATTGCTGTCACGATGCCCTCCACCGGAACGACGTTGCTCTGTCTGCTTATTGCCGCGCTGGCCTCGTTGGCGTGCGCGCCGCTCGGGTTCTTCCTCAGCGTGTTCATCCGCGGCGTTTACAGTTACATGGTGAACATGGTGATCTGCCTGGTGCTGTTCGTGGCCGGTTGCTGCTACCCGACCTCCGCGCTGCCGGGCTGGGTGCAGGGCATTCAGATGGTGCTGCCGACCTACTGGTCCGGGCACCTGACCCGCTGGGCGCTAGTGGGCGATCCGTCCTGGGAGATCGGCGGCAGCTTCCACCCGGCGCTGGCCGTCGCGGTGCTGCTGGCCTGGATCGTCGTCGGCTTCGGGCTGGTGCCGCCGGTCATTCGCCGCAGCTTCCGCAAGGAGACGATCGGCGGGCTGAATCGCACCCAGTCGACGATCCGCTCGCAGACTGGGCTGTGA
- a CDS encoding metal ABC transporter substrate-binding protein → MVPMNVPFRPRRALAVTAAAALGIACLPLAACSSDADGSDSGQALSVAASFYPIQYLAQAVGGEHVNVTSVTPTNVEPHDYELAPKDVTALSGTDLVVYVPGFQPSLDDALSEVSGPDVLDLTDAVELTHHDGVEHDHDDAREDAHDDSHNHDGDVDAHGDHADEADADHAEEHDADAADPHFWLDPVRMQSAAQAIETALSQADPNHADDYQANLSSLTETLEGLDSDYSTGLAQCERTTFVTSHAAFGYLADRYGLTQASVSGVDPESEPSPAELAAVKKIVQETGTTTIFTEDLVSSKTAEALAAETGATTAVLNPLESAPSSGDYADAMSANLQELRTALSCQ, encoded by the coding sequence ATGGTTCCCATGAACGTTCCTTTCCGCCCCCGTCGAGCACTCGCTGTCACCGCTGCGGCCGCGCTCGGAATCGCCTGCCTGCCGCTGGCCGCCTGCTCCTCCGACGCCGACGGTAGCGACTCCGGCCAGGCGCTGTCCGTCGCCGCGTCCTTCTACCCGATCCAGTACTTGGCGCAGGCCGTCGGCGGGGAGCACGTGAACGTCACCTCCGTTACTCCCACGAATGTCGAGCCGCACGACTACGAGCTCGCCCCCAAGGACGTCACCGCACTGTCCGGAACCGACCTGGTGGTATATGTCCCCGGCTTCCAGCCCTCCTTGGACGACGCGCTGAGCGAGGTCTCCGGCCCAGACGTTCTCGATCTCACCGACGCGGTCGAGCTCACTCACCACGACGGCGTAGAGCACGACCATGACGATGCTCGTGAAGATGCTCATGACGATTCCCATAACCATGACGGTGACGTCGATGCGCACGGCGACCATGCGGATGAGGCGGACGCTGACCACGCTGAGGAGCATGACGCCGACGCAGCGGACCCCCACTTCTGGCTCGACCCGGTGCGCATGCAGTCTGCCGCGCAGGCCATCGAGACCGCCCTGTCCCAGGCCGATCCGAATCACGCGGATGACTACCAGGCCAATCTCTCCAGCCTCACCGAGACCCTCGAAGGCCTGGACTCCGACTACTCCACCGGTCTGGCCCAGTGTGAGCGCACCACCTTCGTCACCTCGCACGCCGCCTTCGGCTACCTGGCGGATCGCTATGGACTGACCCAGGCCTCCGTGTCCGGGGTCGATCCCGAGTCCGAGCCCAGCCCGGCCGAGCTGGCCGCCGTGAAGAAGATTGTGCAGGAGACCGGCACGACGACGATCTTCACCGAGGACCTTGTCTCCTCCAAGACGGCCGAGGCCCTTGCCGCGGAGACCGGCGCCACCACCGCCGTGCTGAACCCGCTTGAGTCCGCCCCGTCCTCCGGTGACTACGCCGATGCCATGTCAGCCAATCTGCAAGAGCTGCGCACCGCGCTATCCTGCCAGTGA
- the uppS gene encoding polyprenyl diphosphate synthase: MPDATDAAPAVGGGSDPRPLDVVPLHRQGLTPPALDPASVPAHVACVMDGNGRWANARGLPRTEGHRVGESTMMDVIAGAVELGVKELSVYAFSTENWKRSPAEVRFLMGFTRTVLRAQTDDLLAWGVRVNWVGREPKLWKSVLKEVRRSERITAGNDTMVLNMCLNYGGRAELADAARAMARDVEAGRLRAASINEKTVQRYLYSPHMRDVDLLIRTGGEQRTSNFLMWSSAYAELYFSDLPWPEFDRTELWRACEAYAHRERRFGGAVERVAGA, encoded by the coding sequence ATGCCTGACGCTACCGACGCCGCTCCCGCCGTCGGGGGCGGCTCCGATCCTCGCCCGCTCGACGTCGTCCCCCTGCACCGCCAGGGCCTGACCCCGCCGGCTCTCGACCCGGCGTCCGTGCCCGCGCATGTCGCCTGCGTCATGGACGGCAACGGCCGCTGGGCCAATGCGCGCGGCCTGCCCCGCACCGAGGGGCACCGGGTGGGGGAGTCGACCATGATGGACGTGATCGCTGGCGCCGTCGAGCTGGGGGTGAAGGAACTCAGCGTGTACGCCTTCTCCACGGAGAACTGGAAGCGCTCACCCGCCGAGGTGCGCTTTCTCATGGGCTTCACTCGCACGGTGCTGCGCGCCCAGACCGACGACCTGCTGGCCTGGGGCGTGCGAGTGAACTGGGTGGGGCGCGAGCCGAAGCTGTGGAAATCGGTGCTCAAGGAGGTACGTCGCTCCGAGCGCATCACCGCCGGGAACGACACCATGGTGCTGAACATGTGCCTGAACTACGGCGGCCGCGCCGAGCTCGCCGACGCCGCGCGCGCCATGGCCCGCGACGTGGAGGCCGGGCGGCTGCGGGCGGCGTCGATCAACGAGAAGACCGTGCAGCGCTACCTGTACTCCCCACACATGCGGGACGTGGACCTGCTGATCCGTACCGGCGGGGAGCAGCGCACCAGCAACTTCCTGATGTGGTCCTCGGCCTACGCGGAGCTGTACTTCTCCGACCTGCCCTGGCCCGAGTTCGACCGCACCGAGCTGTGGCGCGCCTGCGAGGCCTACGCGCACCGCGAGCGCCGCTTCGGCGGCGCCGTCGAGCGGGTCGCCGGCGCCTAA
- the recO gene encoding DNA repair protein RecO, protein MGERLYRDEAIVLRTYKLGEADRIVVMLTRAHGQVRAVAKGVRRTTSRFGARLEPFSMIDVQLHAGRSLDVVTQVETIDPFGRNIAADYAMFTCAETMAETAERLTQDDGDLGTTDSPQQFLLLYGALSALARRRHAPGLVLDSYLLRALALAGWAPSCYDCARCGAPGPHTAFHVQAGGAVCSACRPAGSVDVEPGAMALLGALLSGNWELADASSPRERAEASGCVSAYLTWHLERRLRSLSLVERA, encoded by the coding sequence TTGGGGGAGAGGCTCTACCGGGACGAGGCCATCGTCCTGCGCACCTACAAGCTGGGCGAGGCGGACCGCATCGTCGTCATGCTCACCCGCGCCCACGGGCAGGTGCGCGCCGTCGCCAAGGGAGTGCGCCGCACCACCTCGCGCTTCGGTGCGCGCCTGGAGCCCTTCTCCATGATTGACGTGCAGCTGCACGCCGGGCGCAGCCTGGACGTGGTTACCCAGGTGGAGACCATCGATCCGTTCGGCCGTAACATCGCCGCCGACTACGCCATGTTCACCTGCGCCGAGACCATGGCGGAGACCGCCGAGCGCCTCACGCAGGACGACGGCGACCTGGGCACCACCGACTCCCCCCAGCAGTTCTTGCTGCTGTACGGGGCGTTGTCCGCGTTGGCGCGACGCCGTCACGCGCCCGGTCTGGTGCTGGACTCCTACCTGCTGCGGGCCCTGGCCCTGGCCGGCTGGGCGCCCTCCTGCTACGACTGCGCCCGCTGCGGCGCCCCAGGCCCCCACACCGCCTTCCACGTACAGGCGGGCGGTGCCGTCTGCTCCGCCTGCCGACCCGCCGGCTCCGTCGACGTCGAGCCGGGTGCCATGGCGCTGCTCGGCGCACTGCTCTCGGGGAACTGGGAGCTGGCCGATGCCTCCAGCCCGCGCGAGCGCGCCGAGGCATCCGGATGCGTGTCCGCCTACCTGACCTGGCACCTGGAACGGCGCCTGCGTTCACTCTCCCTCGTAGAAAGGGCCTGA
- a CDS encoding type II toxin-antitoxin system PemK/MazF family toxin, whose product MLRGEIRIVNLDPVIGSEVNKRGPAVVVSNDDANTAAAVLDRGVVTVVPVTSSTERVLPFQVLLPGELTGLSLDSKAQAEQVRSVAVQRLGQVVGHLPAELMAKVDAALRLHLAL is encoded by the coding sequence ATGCTGCGCGGTGAGATACGGATTGTGAACCTCGATCCCGTGATCGGCAGCGAGGTAAACAAGCGCGGACCTGCCGTCGTGGTAAGCAACGACGATGCCAATACGGCGGCCGCGGTTCTCGACCGAGGTGTTGTAACGGTGGTACCAGTCACGAGCTCAACTGAGCGTGTTCTCCCGTTCCAAGTCCTTCTCCCCGGGGAGTTAACCGGGCTGTCATTGGACTCCAAGGCACAGGCGGAACAGGTGCGTTCCGTGGCGGTTCAACGCCTCGGTCAGGTGGTAGGACACTTGCCGGCAGAGCTCATGGCCAAGGTTGATGCCGCATTACGACTTCACTTAGCACTATAG
- a CDS encoding metal ABC transporter permease, with protein sequence MTALGQMLASPLMQRAYIVAVLVGLSAPVVGTYLVQRGLALLGDGIGHIALTGVALGWIAGAAANVTPHDAWAIPGAIIASVLGAVLIEVIRARGRTRGDVALAILFYGGIAGGVILIKLAGGTTTNLTSYLFGSIATVSTSDTWFTVVLAAVVLAVGIGLRGPLFALCHDEEFARSIGLPTAALNVTVAVVAALTVSVSMRVVGALLVSAVMIVPVAIAQLVSYSFGRTMHLAMVIGVVACVAGLTITYFLAASPGAMIVVLLVCTYAVVALVGGVVRATRSRHGRRQGGGMRIDYGQQEVPA encoded by the coding sequence ATGACCGCTCTTGGCCAGATGCTGGCCAGCCCGCTCATGCAGCGTGCTTATATCGTGGCCGTGCTGGTAGGGCTGTCCGCCCCGGTGGTGGGCACCTACCTGGTGCAGCGGGGCCTGGCACTGCTGGGCGACGGCATCGGGCACATCGCCCTGACCGGCGTGGCGCTCGGCTGGATCGCCGGCGCGGCCGCGAACGTCACCCCCCACGACGCCTGGGCCATTCCGGGGGCGATCATCGCCTCCGTGCTCGGCGCGGTGCTGATTGAGGTCATTCGCGCCCGCGGGCGCACCCGCGGCGACGTGGCCCTGGCGATCCTGTTCTACGGGGGCATCGCCGGCGGCGTGATCCTGATCAAGCTGGCAGGCGGGACGACGACGAATCTCACCAGCTACCTGTTCGGCTCGATCGCGACCGTGTCAACCTCTGACACTTGGTTTACGGTGGTGCTCGCCGCCGTGGTACTAGCGGTGGGAATCGGCTTGCGCGGGCCACTGTTCGCGCTGTGCCACGACGAGGAGTTCGCCCGCTCGATCGGCCTGCCCACGGCCGCGCTGAACGTGACTGTGGCCGTGGTGGCGGCACTGACCGTATCCGTGTCCATGCGGGTGGTGGGCGCGCTGCTGGTCTCCGCAGTGATGATCGTTCCCGTGGCGATCGCCCAGCTGGTGTCATACTCCTTCGGACGCACCATGCACCTGGCCATGGTGATCGGCGTGGTCGCCTGCGTAGCCGGGCTGACCATCACGTATTTCCTGGCGGCCTCCCCGGGTGCCATGATCGTTGTGCTACTGGTGTGCACATACGCCGTTGTAGCGCTTGTCGGCGGGGTGGTGCGTGCCACCCGCTCCCGCCACGGTCGCCGCCAGGGAGGCGGCATGCGAATTGATTACGGACAACAGGAGGTGCCCGCATGA